In Mustela lutreola isolate mMusLut2 chromosome 1, mMusLut2.pri, whole genome shotgun sequence, one genomic interval encodes:
- the TIMM10B gene encoding mitochondrial import inner membrane translocase subunit Tim10 B, which yields MRPGGAMEPQQQQQQLRNLRDFLLVYNRMTELCFQRCVPSLHHRALDAEEEACLHSCAGKLIHSNHRLMAAYVQLMPALVQRRIADYEAASPGPSVAAEQSGTSPSGS from the exons ATGAGACCTGGTGGCGCGATGgagccacagcagcagcagcagcaactgaGGAAC TTGCGGGACTTCCTGTTGGTCTACAATCGGATGACCGAACTCTGCTTCCAGCGCTGCGTGCCCAGCCTGCACCACCGAGCTTTGGATGCTGAGGAG GAAGCCTGTTTGCACAGCTGTGCTGGGAAGCTGATCCATTCCAACCACCGCCTCATGGCCGCTTATGTGCAGCTCATGCCTGCTCTGGTACAGCGCCGCATCGCAGACTACGAGGCTGCCTCACCTGGGCCAAGTGTTGCTGCTGAACAATCCGGAACCTCACCATCAGGCAGCTAG